DNA sequence from the Methylacidiphilum kamchatkense Kam1 genome:
TTCTGTTTGGCATTTTGGCTGTTATCTATGGGATATGGTTCCTCTTAAAGATGAAGAAAATGAAAATTTATTAAACCTGATGAAAATACACTACCAGAATAGGAAAAATAAGAAAAATAAGAAAAACTATCTCTTAGCCTCTACTGCTGTTGTCCTTTTTTGCTTTATTTTCAATCACTGGGTAATGATCAAAAAATATTTTCCATGACAGGGGTAACGAGGGGTTTTGAAAAAGAGGATTGGGCTGGATTCTTTCTGGTAACTATTGTTTTTGTTGTGTGGGCAGCTCTTGGGGTTTTTATTTACTATCTTTTTAGAAAATCAAAAGCGCCTCCTCCCGATTACGCTGAATTCTTGGATCTACAAGAAGACAATGAAGAAGAAAGAATGTGGAAAAATTAAAAAATATAAAAAGCCATTTTTGGGTGTAACAGGAAAAAATAAGCAAACTTAACGAGGAGTTGTCGAATGAAATGCGGGATTTTTGGATCTGTAGGGTTACTGTTAGCTCTTACTATAGACAAAGCTTTTTCTTGTGGCATTTGCTCAGTTCCCAACTCTCCAGCGACGAAAGGGATGTTACCAGCAGTCCTTTTTCTCCTAGGGTTATTGGGGTTAGTCTTTGGACTTTTCATTTCGTTTTTTATAAAAATGAATAGAAAAGAAGCGGCTTTGGAGCGAGAAAGACAAGCTGAAGATGCCACTAAACCTCAAGAAACAAGCCCTCAGTTTAGTGTTGAACGCGGAATATAGAAAGGAATTATGATCGCACTTTTGTTGGAACTTACAGGTATTTCACCAAATGCTGCTGAACATGGACACCAAGTAGATCAATTCATGGAGTTGATCTTATGGTTTATGCTTATTCTTTTTGTTATTTGGTCTTCGTTTTTTGTTTATTCTTTGGTGAAGTTTAGCAGCAAAAAGCATCCCAAAGCCAGTTATGAAGGGTTGAAAGCCGATTGGCCGAAGCATTTGGAATGGGGTGTCATTTTTGTTGAGATGGTTTTACTCTTTGGCTTTTCCATTCCACTATGGGGAAAACGGGTTTTGAATCCACCATCGGTTGCTGAGGCGATTGTAGTGGAGGCGATTGCTCAACAATTTGGATGGCTTTTCCATTATCCTGGAGCTGATGGTAAGCTGGGGAAGCGGGATAATTTTCTTATTGATCCAATGAATCCCATAGGCCTCGATAAAAATGATCCGGCAGCTAAAGATGATATTGTTACAATGAACGAAATGCATGTACCTGTGGGAAAACCTTTACTGGTTCAGATTGGTTCGAAGGATGTGGTCCATAATTTCTATATTATTCAAATGCGAATTCAGAGAGATGCGATCCCTGGATTGACTATACCACTGTGGTTTACTCCCATCAAAACGGGAAGATTTGAGATCGCCTGTGGTCAACTTTGTGGAGTCGGCCATTTTGCCATGAAAGGCTATCTTGTAGTTGAGTCTCAGGAGGAGTATAATAACTGGCTCAAACAGATGGCAGAAATGAATGCAGAGTCTAACAATCATGCTCAACCTTCTGTAGCGGCTAAAAACTGATCAATTCGAATTCATGTTGGCCTACGGCTCCTCTCATATAGTTAATTCTAAAGCCGACTCGAAACGAATTTCTAGAGAAGATGGATTATGATCCTTTCGATTTAACACAACATCCCCCAAGAAGTCCAAGAGTTCGATTAGGCGGGTTCGTACTGCTCCCTAGAGTGATTGATAAAGGGAGAGCATTGCTCAAAGGAAAGATTGGAGAGTATAAGTTCAATTGTCCAATGGATCAAAAGCTCTTTTCTTTCCTTCAGATTAATGAAAAACAGTTTTTGGAGATTCTCTCTAAAACTTCATCTGATAAAGAAGTTTTGAGAGAAATTTTAAAAATATCTCCTCCTTCACTAGCTTCTTGGCAAATTGAAAACTGGTCTAGTTTTCTGCAGCAAAGCGGCCCTTCAGATCTTGAATCAAAAAAATTTTTTGTATCCTCTCTTGAGCAAATTGCTCCTGAGCGAGAGGATATAGTCAGTTGGTTTGATCTTTTGGATCTAGACGATTATGTCAGCTTTGGAGGAAAGCCTTAATTCTGAACAAGAAAAGCGTTCCACCGGTTTCATTAAGGATACGCAAAATAAATTCGACTAGAGCCTTTGCCAAAGTAGTTTATAAGATTCCCTATCAATCGGCTTGTTGCCTTGCTTCCTCTAAAGAATTTCTTATAACATTGACTAAGGGTTCTAATTTAGCATGATTAAAATTGAAATTTTTATCGGATTCTTCCAGATAATAACGTAACGATTTATTAGGATCTTTTGGATATGTAGAAGCTATAAAACATTGTACATAGGCCTTATCTTTTTGTTCTATTGACCAAGTTTCAAAAGTATTAGTACATTTGGCATATTTTCTTATACACTCATCAATTTCTGGATTCTTTTCTTTCAATACGCTATAACAAAGAGTTTCCAGTGCGCCTTTTTCATTGCAGTTCGGCAGGAGGTGAATTTTTACAGCTGGATATCCTTCATTAGAAGCAATTTCACAGCAACTCTGCGGAAAATTTAAACTTTTTTTTTTAATTCCGACACTCAGTTGGCCTACAATATTTTTTAAAGTCTTATTCGGATCTGGTCCTGCATCTGCAATAAGCAATATAAGATGGGGCTTTTTATTGATAAGAAAATTCGCAACGCCGGCATCAAATTTTGTAGGAAAATTATTTATACCACCTGCACTCCATACTTCATATTCATTGATCTGGTTATACTGTCCTAATTTTTCCAGAAACACTTTGTCTGCCTTTCCTTCGCAAATAATAAGAACATCTTTTTCTGTGAGAGGGATATTTTTTCGATTCTCCGAATTATTCACTTTACTAGTAAATAGGGGATTATCTTTTGCTTTACTCATCGTATTTCTAGCCGAGATCTGATGGCTGATTCAGCAAATTCTCCAGGTATTACGGATGCCGAAAACCTATTAGTTTTAGCGTCCTTTTTTGCATGAATAATTGTAAATTCAGTTTCTTTTGCGGATTCCTTCATGACATCGACAAAACTTTCAAGGCATTCGTAGCTGTG
Encoded proteins:
- a CDS encoding DUF3226 domain-containing protein is translated as MSKAKDNPLFTSKVNNSENRKNIPLTEKDVLIICEGKADKVFLEKLGQYNQINEYEVWSAGGINNFPTKFDAGVANFLINKKPHLILLIADAGPDPNKTLKNIVGQLSVGIKKKSLNFPQSCCEIASNEGYPAVKIHLLPNCNEKGALETLCYSVLKEKNPEIDECIRKYAKCTNTFETWSIEQKDKAYVQCFIASTYPKDPNKSLRYYLEESDKNFNFNHAKLEPLVNVIRNSLEEARQQAD
- a CDS encoding DUF5069 domain-containing protein — protein: MDYDPFDLTQHPPRSPRVRLGGFVLLPRVIDKGRALLKGKIGEYKFNCPMDQKLFSFLQINEKQFLEILSKTSSDKEVLREILKISPPSLASWQIENWSSFLQQSGPSDLESKKFFVSSLEQIAPEREDIVSWFDLLDLDDYVSFGGKP
- a CDS encoding cytochrome c oxidase subunit II, producing MIALLLELTGISPNAAEHGHQVDQFMELILWFMLILFVIWSSFFVYSLVKFSSKKHPKASYEGLKADWPKHLEWGVIFVEMVLLFGFSIPLWGKRVLNPPSVAEAIVVEAIAQQFGWLFHYPGADGKLGKRDNFLIDPMNPIGLDKNDPAAKDDIVTMNEMHVPVGKPLLVQIGSKDVVHNFYIIQMRIQRDAIPGLTIPLWFTPIKTGRFEIACGQLCGVGHFAMKGYLVVESQEEYNNWLKQMAEMNAESNNHAQPSVAAKN